The genomic window CCTGAGGTGCCCGAGGGCATTTCGGGGCCGCTCTTTTTTCAAAAGGGCCGCCAACTGTGGCCCCGCTGCCCACCCGGCAATTTTTTCCTGGTTGTTTACCTCTTGTTCACTATCCAATCCCTAGCCTTGCAATCGTAATGACCCGCGCGCCTTGTTCCGGCCGCAGGTCAGCACGGGGCAGAGGATGGGGCATTGGAAAGTCTTAAAAATTTAATCGCCACGCTGGGCGTCAAACGGCTCGCCATCATGGGCGGCACCGCCCTTGCGCTGATTGCCGGTTTGGCTTTCCTGTCCTTCCGAGCTTCCGAGCCGGATATGGGCTTGCTCTTCACCGATCTGGAGCCTGCCCAGGCCCAGGCAATCACCGAGAAGCTGCGCGGCCTCAACGTGCCGTTCCAGCTGACGCCCGATGGCACCGGGGTCATGGCGCCGGTCGATCAGCTGCCCGAACTTCGCATGAGCCTGGCTGCCGAGCAGATCTCCGGCCCCATCGGCTACGAGCTGCTGGACCATCAGGACCCGCTCGGCACCACGGCCTTCATGCAGAACGTCAATCACATTCGCGCCATCGAGGGCGAGCTGGCCCGCTCCATCGCCAGCCTCAGCGCCGTGCAGAAGGCGCGCGTTCACCTTTCCATCCCCGAACGCGCCCTGTTCGAACGGGAGCAGCGCAAACCCTCCGCCGCCATCACGCTGAAAACCCGCACCCGCCTGTCGCCGAGCCAGGTGACGGCCATCCGCGATCTCGTCTCCGCCGCCGTGCCGGACCTGGAGCCGGGCCGCATTTCCATCGTCGACCAGAACGGCACGCTGCTGGCCCGCTCCGGCACCGATGACGCCAGCGGCCTTGCAACGACCCTGGAGGAGCGCCGCACCACCATCGAGAACCGGCTGCGGCAGGACGTGGAAACCATGCTGGAGCGCATCGTCGGCCCCGGCAAGGTGCGCGCCGAAGTGGCCGCCGAGCTCAACCTGGAGACGGTGCGCGAGGAATCGGAAATCTTTGATCCGGACCGCCAGGTGGTGGCGCGCTCCACCACCGTCGAGAACGGCCAGCAGAGCACGGATACGCAGACCAACAATACGGTGACGGTTGCCAATAACCTGCCGGAAAACAACGCGCAGAACCAGCAGCCGGGCGCCAGCTCCAAGCAGCACCTCGAACGAGGTATCGGAGCAGATCGAATACCAAAACTCGCGTACGCACACGACGACGATGCGGAACGCCGGTTCGATCAAACGCCTGTCGGTCGCGGTGATGGTGGACGGCGTCTACGCCGGCGAAGGCGACAAGGCCACCTATAAGCCCCGCCCCCCTCAGGAACTGGAACAGTTCCGCCGCTTGGTGCAGAACGCCATCGGCTATGATGAAGGCCGCGGCGACAGCGTGGTGGTGGAGAACCTGCGCTTTGCCCAGACCAACGATGGACTGGGCACTGAAGCCGGCTCCCTCCCCCTCGGCCTGGAATCCGACTCCCTGATCCGTCTGGCGGAAATCGGCGTCATCGGCCTGCTTGGCCTGCTTGGGTTCTTCTTCATCCTGCGCCCGATATTGAAGGCCATGAAGGGGCAGGCCCAGCCGGCCGCTCCGGAGGGACAGCCGGCGCAGATCCAGGCGCCGGCAGAGCGGCTGGCGCTGGCGCCGCCGGACAATGTGTACATTCCCCAGGAGCTGATCGAGCGCGCCGCCGCCGGCGATGAAGAGGCGATCCGCATGATCCAGGTCACGCGGGGCAAGGAGCTTGGCATTCCCGTGGAATCCGAAATCGACGTGGCGCAAATCGAGGGCAAGCTGAAAACATCCGCCCTGAAGAAGGTCGGCGATGTGATCGAGCGCAACCCCTCCGAAGCCGTCGCCATTATCCGCCAGTGGATGTATTCGTGAGGTCTGAGCCGTGAGCGCCATTAGCATGGAAGACATCAGCCGCCTGAGCGGGATGGAGAAGGCTGCAACCTTCATGCTCGCCTTGGGCCAGGAGCATGGCCGCCCGATCTGGGAGCAGCTCACCGATGACGAGGTGAAGGAGCTGTCCGCTGCCATGTCGCAGCTGGGCACCATCAAGGCCACCATCGTCGAGAAGCTGTTTATTCACTTCGCCGCGCAGGTTTCCTCGGTCGGATCGCTCTATGGCTCCTACGAGACCACGGAGCGCGTGCTCACCGCGGTGCTGCCGCGCGACCGCGTGTCCCAGATCATGGAGGAAATCCGGGGCCCTGCTGGCCGCACCATGTGGGACAAGCTGGGCAACGTGAACGAGGCGGTGCTGGCAAGCTACCTCAAGAACGAATATCCGCAGACCGTCGCCGTGGTGCTCCAGAAAATCCGTCCGGACCATGCCGCGCGGGTGCTGGCCTCCCTGCCGGAGGATTTCGCCATGGAAGTGGTGATGCGTATGCTCCGCATGGAAGCGGTGCAGAAGGAAGTGCTCGACAAGGTGGAGCAGACGCTGCGCGTCGAATTCATGAGCAACCTTGCGCGCACCACCCGGCGCGACAGCCACGAGACCATTGCGGAAATTTTCAACTTCCTCGACCGGCAGGCGGAAGACCGCTTCCTCACTGCGCTGGAAGAGCGCAACCGCGATTCCGCCGAGAAGATCCGCGCGCTCATGTTCACGTTCGAGGATCTGGGCCGGCTCGACTCCGGCGGCGTGCAGACCCTGCTCCGCAATGTGGAGAAGGACCGGCTGGCGCTGGCCCTCAAGGGCACGTCGGACAGGCTGCGCGAGATGTTCTTCAACAACATGTCGGAGCGCGCCGCGAAAATCCTGCGCGAGGACATGGAGGCCATGGGCCCGGTGCGCCTGCGCGATGTGGACGAGGCCCAGCAGTACATGGTCAACGTCGCCAAGTCGCTTGCCGACGCCGGAGAAATTCTCCTCGCCGATACCAAGGGCGAGGACGAGCTGATCTACTAAAAGGCGCGTTCGATGAAAGTTGTCCCCTTCACGTTCGACAGCGCCTTTGATGGCGGCGCGAGCGAAGCCAAGGCCAAGGCCGAGGCGCAGTTCCGCGAGGAACTGACGGCGGTGCGCGCCGCAGCGCGCGCGCAAGGGTTCGAGGAAGGCTACACCCAGGCCAAGCAGGAACTGGAAGCGGCAACGCTTGCCTGCCTGCAACAGCTTCTCGCGCAGATGGGCGGCGTGACGGCCGAGATGGAGCGGGTGAAGCGCGACCTGGCGGCCGAGGCGGCTGCGCTTGTCGTGCCCATGGCTGAAGCCATGGCCGGCATGGAAATCCAGCGCCGCCCCCACGACCTGCTCGACCGCTTCGTGCAGCAGGTTTTCGAAGAGCACGCCACCGAACCGCGCCTCGTCATCCGCGTGGCCGACACCCTGCTGGATGCGGTCAAGGGCCGGGTTGAATCGCTGGCGGCCGCCTACGGCTTCCAGGGCCGCCTGATTTTTCTTGCCGAGGCGACGCTCGCCCCCGGCGACTGCCTCATCGAATGGCCGGACGGCGGCATCGAGGTGCGCGCGGCCCACCGCCTCGCCCAGGTGCGCGAGAAGGCGGAAGCTTTCATTGCATCGCTTGAGCAGGGCGCGCCCGGAGGCTCCGCCCCATCTCATGGACCTGAAGGAATCGCGTAATGGCCGAGCCCAACGATCCTAAGAATTCGGTGACGTTGGACGACCTGTCCAATGCTCCCCTCTCGCCTGACGAGATGCGTCGCACCGCGCCGGTCGACGAGCCGGACACCCACTCCGCCGCGGAACTGGAGGCGGTGTTCGACGTGCCGGTGACAGTGCAGGCCGTGCTCGGCAAGACCGCGCTCGAGGTAAGCCAGCTCCTGAAGCTCGCGCCCGGCGCGATCGTCGAGCTGGACCGGCGCGTCGGCGAGGCCATCGATATTTACGTCAACAACCGGCTCGTCGCCCGTGGCGAGGTGGTGCTGGTGGATGAGCACCTGGGCGTCACCATGACGGAAATCATCAAGACGGACCGCACATGATCCTGAGCCTCGCCTTCTTTGCTGCGTCCTTCGCGCTCATTGCGGCGGCCATCTCCGTTGGCGGGGAACCGGCGGCTTATGTGAGCGGCGCGTCCGCCCTCCTGGTGGTGCTGGGCACCATTACGGTGACGGCGGCGGGCGTGCGGCGC from Pedomonas mirosovicensis includes these protein-coding regions:
- the fliG gene encoding flagellar motor switch protein FliG, with the protein product MSAISMEDISRLSGMEKAATFMLALGQEHGRPIWEQLTDDEVKELSAAMSQLGTIKATIVEKLFIHFAAQVSSVGSLYGSYETTERVLTAVLPRDRVSQIMEEIRGPAGRTMWDKLGNVNEAVLASYLKNEYPQTVAVVLQKIRPDHAARVLASLPEDFAMEVVMRMLRMEAVQKEVLDKVEQTLRVEFMSNLARTTRRDSHETIAEIFNFLDRQAEDRFLTALEERNRDSAEKIRALMFTFEDLGRLDSGGVQTLLRNVEKDRLALALKGTSDRLREMFFNNMSERAAKILREDMEAMGPVRLRDVDEAQQYMVNVAKSLADAGEILLADTKGEDELIY
- a CDS encoding flagellar M-ring protein FliF C-terminal domain-containing protein; the protein is MPITCRKTTRRTSSRAPAPSSTSNEVSEQIEYQNSRTHTTTMRNAGSIKRLSVAVMVDGVYAGEGDKATYKPRPPQELEQFRRLVQNAIGYDEGRGDSVVVENLRFAQTNDGLGTEAGSLPLGLESDSLIRLAEIGVIGLLGLLGFFFILRPILKAMKGQAQPAAPEGQPAQIQAPAERLALAPPDNVYIPQELIERAAAGDEEAIRMIQVTRGKELGIPVESEIDVAQIEGKLKTSALKKVGDVIERNPSEAVAIIRQWMYS
- the fliN gene encoding flagellar motor switch protein FliN; the protein is MAEPNDPKNSVTLDDLSNAPLSPDEMRRTAPVDEPDTHSAAELEAVFDVPVTVQAVLGKTALEVSQLLKLAPGAIVELDRRVGEAIDIYVNNRLVARGEVVLVDEHLGVTMTEIIKTDRT
- a CDS encoding FliH/SctL family protein, with the protein product MKVVPFTFDSAFDGGASEAKAKAEAQFREELTAVRAAARAQGFEEGYTQAKQELEAATLACLQQLLAQMGGVTAEMERVKRDLAAEAAALVVPMAEAMAGMEIQRRPHDLLDRFVQQVFEEHATEPRLVIRVADTLLDAVKGRVESLAAAYGFQGRLIFLAEATLAPGDCLIEWPDGGIEVRAAHRLAQVREKAEAFIASLEQGAPGGSAPSHGPEGIA